Part of the Nitrosophilus alvini genome, TGGCATATTGATGAAAAGAGTTTTTATAAGAATGAAAAAGGCGAAGTCAAAGAAATTGATCAAAACCCTTTTGACTTTTTGAAAAGGTATTATAAAAAAATCGATTTTTCATATTATAAAGAGAAAAAAAGAGATCTCAATGTAGGCTTTGTAGACGGCTTTATTGGATTTATCGGCTACGATATGGTAAAAGAGTTCGAACCTGTGCTCAAAAAATATATGAAAAACCTCAAAGATGAGCTTCATACTCCCGATATCGACCTGATTCGTCCCAAAATGACAGTGGCTTATTCACACAAAAACTCGATGCTTACACTTATAACATCTGATGAAGAGATTCAAAAAAAATTTGACTCCATTACAAAAGAGCTTACTTCATCTTACAGACACATCCGGATGAAAAAGGCAAAAATACTTGGTGAGGCCAAATTTTCCTTTTCAAAAGAGAGATTTTTCGAAATGGTCGAAAAGTCCAAAGAGATGATAAAAAGCGGGGATGTTTTCCAGATAGTAATGTCAAACCGCCTAAAACAAAAAGCCGTTGTTGACAAATTCAGTTTCTACAGAACATTAAGGTCGCTAAACCCTTCTCCTTATCTGTTTTTGCTTGAATATGAAAAATTTGCGATTGCAGGAAGCTCACCAGAAGTTATGGTAAGGCTAACAGACGGAAGAATACTTCTAAGGCCGATTGCCGGTACAAGAAAAAGAGGGAAAAATATAAAAAGAGACAGAGAACTGGAACTTGAAATGCTAAACGATCCCAAAGAGAGAGCAGAGCATATAATGCTTGTCGATCTTGGCAGAAATGATGTGGGAAGAGTAGCAAAAAAAGGCACCGTAGAAGTTACATCTTTGATGAGAGTTGAAAAATATTCACATGTTATGCATATGGTAAGTGATGTAGAAGCGGAGCTGGATCCAAAATATGATATGTTTGATCTTTTTGCCGCCACATTTACCGCAGGGACCATGACAGGAGCACCGAAAATCAGAGCAATGGAGCTGATAGCAGAATTCGAAGGGCTCAAACGCGGCTTCTACAGCGGCAGCATCGGATATTTTGGTTTTGACGGAGATATGGACAGTGCCATCACCATAAGAACGGCAATGATAAAAGATGAGGAGATAATTTTCCAGGCAGGTGCGGGAGTTGTTGCCGACAGCAAACCTGAACTTGAATATCTGGAAGTAAAAAACAAACTTGGTGCTCTGATGAATACAATCAGACTCCTTTCTCAAGAGAGTGAAAAAGAGATCTGATTTTTGTCAAAAGGCACAGCAATGAAACTTTTCGCAATTTTCGGCAATCCGGTTGATCACTCAAGATCGCCTTTGATGCATAATTACACTTTTGAAAAACTTGGTATCAGACACTGTTATACAAGAGTTCTGCTTGAAAGTGCCAATGTTAAAGAGACCTTTTTGAATCTGCGTCTAAGCGGTGCGAATATCACTGTACCTCATAAAGAAGAGGCTTTTTTGCAGGCTGATGAAATAAGGGGTATTGCAAAAGAGATAGGTGCTGTAAATACTCTTATATATGAAGACAAAAAGATCATAGGATACAATACGGACGCACCCGGTTTTATGAAGGCGGTAGAAGTGTTTGACTTCAAATCTGCACTGATTTTGGGTGCCGGAGGTACTGCCAAAGCGATATCAGCCGCTTTTGCCAAAGAAGGTATAGATTTTGCCGTATTGAACAGAAGCGCGGGAAGACTTGACTATTTTGAAAAAAGAGGGTGGAAAGTTTATACCTGGGAAAACTTCGAACCGGATAGTTATAAACTGATTGTAAACACTACCAGCGCAGGGCTTAAAGACGACTCTTTTCCGGCTCCCGAAAACATACTGAAAAAAGTTTTTGAAAACGCCAAATATGCTGTAGATGCAATATACGGCAAAAAAACACCTTTTTTGAAACTTGCCGAAAGTTTAGGACTTGAAACAAAAGATGGCAAAGATATGCTTCTTTATCAGGGAGTTTTGGCATTTGACTACTTTACAAATCACCGATACGATATCAAAACGATAGAGAAATTTATGAGAGAGAGTTTTGAACTTTAAGACCCTGTGAAATCTCTCTTCACAGGGTTCTTTAAAAGATTACTGTTTTCTTATCTCTTTGAGTGTTTCCGCAGCCATAAACGATAGCTCAAGAGCCTGATCTGCATTGAGTCTAGGGTCACACTGGGTATGGTATCTGTGAGAGAGGCTCTCAGGAGTGATTGAACTGCTCACGCTTCCAGTACATTCTGTAACATCCTGGCCGGTCATCTCAAGATGAATACCGCCGGCATATGTTCCTTCGCTCTTATGAATCTGGAAAAACTGTTTTACTTCACTTAAAATCTTTTCAAAATCTCTTGTTTTGAGCCCACCTTGAGTCTTATAGGTATTTCCGTGCATAGGATCGATACTCCACAAAACTTTTTTACCTTCGGCTTTTACACGTCTAAGCAGCGGAGGGAAAATATCGCTTATTTTATCAGCTCCCATTCTGACTATGAGAGTCAACCTTCCGGCTTCATTTTCAGGATTGAGTTTGTCTATCAACGCTATAAGCTCATCTTCTTTCATGCTAGGTCCGACTTTTACGCCAATAGGATTTTTAATGCCGCTGAAAAACTCCACGTGCGCTCCGTCGAGCTCTCTTGTCCTGTCTCCTATCCAGAGAAAATGCGCAGAGCAGTCGTACCAGTCTCCTGTTATACTGTCGCGTCTTGTAAGGGCTTCTTCGTAGTTCAAAAGAAGCGCTTCGTGTGATGTATACAGTACTGTTTCTCTCAGCTGTGGCGTATTTCTGGAATTTATTCCTATAGCTTCCATAAATCTCAGAGCTTCGGATATTTTATCGGCGAGCTCTTCATATTTCGCACCCAAAGCTTTATCTTTCACAAAATCAAGGTTCCAGCTGTGTACTCTGTGAAGATCGGCAAGTCCGCCCCTTGCAAAAGCTCTGAGCAGATTCAGCGTTGCAGCGGAAATGTTATACGCTTTTATCATTCTCTCCGGATCTGGTTCTCTTGCTTCCGGAGTAAAAGCAATATCATTTATAATATCGCCTCTATAACTGGGAAGCTTGACACCGTTTATCTCTTCATAATCGCTTGATCTTGGCTTGGCAAATTGACCTGCTACTCTTCCTACTTTTACAACAGGTCTTCCACTTGAAAAAGTCAAAACAACTGCCATCTGCAGTATCGCTTTGAACAAATCTCGTATATTGTCTGCATTAAAAGCCGCAAAACTTTCCGCACAATCACCGCCTTGAAGAAGAAAAGCTTTTCCTTCGGACACGGAAGCCAGTTTTTCTTTCAGATTTCTGGCTTCTCCAGCAAATATCAGCGGCGGATATCTTTTTAATTCTTTTTCAACAGCCGCAAGCTTTTCTAAGTCTTTATACTCAGGTTGCTGCTTTGCGTGAAATTTTCTCCAGCTATCTGGTCTCCAGCTCATTTTATACCTCTTCTAAAAAATTGTGAAATTATACTCTTTTTTTACTTTTTTTTAAAGAAAGAAATTTTTATGCAAACTCTGTGAAAAGAGATTACTCTGTAAAGTTATATTCTTATCCTGTCGTGAAGCGCTTTTGAAATAGAAAGCATATCTACATTTTCAAGACTTACACCGGTCGGAACCCCCTGAGCGATTTTCGTAAATACCAGATCAAAATCTTTCAGTTTGTCTTCCACATATAAAATTACAGTCTCATTGGCAATCGAGGGCGTCAATGCAAAAATAATCTCTTCAACTCCTTCGGATACGATATCTTTCAGCCTTTCTATATCGTCTTCCTCAATCGAATCAAGCACAAAATAGCGTCCAAAATACTCACCGCTCTCCTCTATGATATTAATATCTTTTGCACTTTCAACGATACACAAAAGAGAGCTGTCTCTGTGTTCATCGGCGCATATATAGCATATTTCATCTTCGCTTATTCCGCCACACTTCGAACACTTTTGTATCGAGCTCACGGCATTTTCTATGGCATGGACAATTTTCATGGCAGTCATATTATTTTCCATAACCAAATGATATGCAAGCCTCATTGCCGATTTTTTACCGATTGTAGGAAGAGATTCCAATGCTTCTACAAGTTCATTAAACTTTTTAAGCCCTTTTTTCAACTCTCTCTCCTTTTTTCTATGTGAAATTATATCAAAATAACCTGTTTATGAGAATTATGAAACTATGTAAAAAAGATATAGCTACAATCGGTTTACTTTTATTAAAAAAACTTTAACTATGTATAAAATATTTTATGGTAAAATCGCTGAAGCTTAAACTCCACTTAAAGGATACTGAAATTGGTTGATCTAGACTATTATGAAATTTTGGAAGTTGAAAGAGGGGCGACTTTTGACGAGATAAAAAAGGCATACAGAAAACTTGCATTAAAATACCATCCTGACAGAAATCAGGGAAACAAAGAGGCAGAAGAGAAATTCAAACTTATAAACGAAGCATATCAGGTTTTAAGCGACGAAAACAAAAGAGCCATTTACGATAGATACGGCAAATCAGGACTTGAAAATCAAGGATTTGAGGGATTTAGCCACAGCAGTTACGAAGATATAATGGAATTTTTTGAATCTGTTTTCGGAGGAAGTTTCGGAGGATTTGGTTTTGGAAACAGAAAAAGAGACGACCAGAAGTATCCTCTTGATCTTTCATACGAGATGGAGATATCTTTTGAAGAAGCGATTTTCGGCACACAAAAAGAGATAGACTACGAATACAAAATTCCATGCTCAGCATGTGGCGGAACGGGAGCCAAAGATAGAGAGCTTCAAGTCTGCCCCGAATGTGGCGGAAACGGACAGATATACTACAGACAGGGATTTATGACATTTTCCCAAACCTGTCCCAGATGTAATGGCTCAGGGCGCATAATAAAAGAAAAATGCCCCGAATGCAAAGGCCTTGGATTTGAGAGAAAAAGAGAAAAAATCACTATAAATATCCCGGAAGGCATCGATAACGGTGACAAAATAAGAGTTTCACACAAAGGCAATATAGGAATAAACGGCCAAAGGGGAGATCTTTATATAACTTTCTATGTTAAAGAGGATGAACATTTTGTAAGATACAACGACGATATATATCTTGAAGTTCCTGTATTTTTTACCCAGGCGATTTTGGGCGAAACAATAAAAATTCCGACCCCAAGAGGAGAAAAAGAGCTGAAACTTCCCGCGGGAGTAAAAGATAAAGAACAGTTTGTATTCAAGGGTGAAGGTGTAAGAAATGTCAGGTCCGGACATAAAGGAAACTTGATAGTTCAGATAAAAATAGTATATCCAAAAAAACTGACAGAAGAGCAAAAAGAGCTTCTTTTGAAACTACAGGAGAGTTTCGGTATAGAGAGCAAACCTCACGAAAGTGTCTTTGAAAATGTTTTCGAGAAAATAAAAGGGTGGTTTAAAAAGTAGTATCTGCTGCAATGAAAAGAGAGCGCTTCTGCTCTCTTTCTACATCCTCATATCAATTCCAAGTTTCTGCTTCTTATAATATGCTGCCATTACAATAAAAAAGACTGTCGCAACAGCGAAATAGACCCATGTAGGTACCGGTACCGGATCTCCTGATGCATATGAATGAAGTCCGGAAAGATAGAAATTTACACCGAAATATGTCATTATAACGGTTGAAAATGCCAGTAGTGAAGCCACATTATATAGAAATATCCCGTTTAATCTGGGAATCAGTCTTAAATGCTCTACGCCAGCATATGTAAGAATAACAACAAGAGCCCATGTCTCTTTCGGGTCCCATCCCCAGTATCTTCCCCAGGACTCGTTTGCCCATACTCCGCCTAAAAAGTTTCCCAAAGTAACAAGAATAAGTCCTAAAATCAGGCTCATCTCATTTGTATATGAAAGCTCTTTAATAGTAAGTATTAAAGATTCCCTGTTTTTCTCTGTCATAAAAATATAAAGAAGAAGAACAATAAACGCAAGCAGTGCACTGAGTCCCAAAAAACCGTAACTTGCCGTAATAACCGATACATGGATCATCAACCAGTACGATTTGAGTACAGGCACAAGGTTTGTTATCTGAGGATCAAGCCAGTTGAGATGTGCAACAAAAAGAATCAGACCTCCCAAAAGCGAAGTTGCCGCAAGCGTGACAGAAGAGTTTTTAACAAAGAAAAAACCAGCGAGTATTGTTGCCCATGCAATATATACCATAGACTCATATCCGTTAGACCACGGTGCATGCCCCGATACGTACCATCTAAGACCCATACCGAAAGTGAGAATGAGGAAACCAGCCATCAAAAGTACAAAAGCTATTTTTACAGCTGGGCCTATATTTATTCTGGGGTTTATCAGATTTGCCAGAGTAATTACAAGCAAAATAAAACCTATAATTATAAAATAGGGAACAAGTCTGTTAAAAATATCGAGTTTATTATAAAGAAGCTCGGCTTTTATCCTGCTTTCGGAAGGAATTATCGAAGCTCCGTAAAATTTCTGATACTCTTTGATAACGTTCAAAGATTTGTCTGCTTTATCCCAGTCTCCATTTTTAAGCGCCTCATCAATATTTGAAAAATAGCTTGCCATCATCAGTCTTACAAGTTCAGCCTCTTTTGGAGGAAAAGTCTTTATCGCTTCTAGAGGAGAGTACCACTTCTGATTTTTGTCGTTCGGTTTCGGAAAAATTTTCAAAAGTTCTCCCGTATAAGACATATAGCAGATATTTACCCTTTCATCCACCTTGATCAGATCTTTGTCAAACTTGTCTCTTTGTGAAGGCTTTTTCTGAACAGCTTGCTGCACATACTTGGCTATTATATATTTTGGCCCGTTAGTGTATTCAAAAAACATATTGAAAGATGCGTATTTTTCATCCGGTTTCATTCCTATTATCTCTTTGAGTTTCGGATGGCTTACATATATCATCTTTATCTCTTGCCAGACTCTTGGTTTTACAACCATTCCCAAAAATATCTGATTGGGCTCCAGTCCGAGTATACTCTCTCTTCTGCTCACCTTATGGATAACATCACGGCTCAAAGTATCGATCGGTTTTATCCTGCCGTTTACATCCTGAACGAGAAGCTCTCCGAATTTTTCCGCATGCTCTTTGCTAAACGCTTTTGCAGTTTTTAAAATTTCATCCGCACTTAATGTTTCGTTGGCCTCTGCATTCTGGGAAAAAAGCAGAAAAAGCGGCAGAAGCAAGGAAGCCATGAGAGAGCGTTTGCTCTGTAGCTTTTTGGTCAGTCTGATAAGCTTCATAAATCTGCTGCCCGGTAAAAAGAGATGAAATACCATGCCTATTCCCAGCATAAGATAGCCTATATATGTGATAAGTGTTCCGGGGTCATGGTTAACTGAAAGAACCGTGCCTCTTTCATCCATATCATATGAGGACTGAAAAAATCTATATCCTCTGTAGTCCAGCACATGATTCATATATATTCTGAAAGGCTCTCTTATGCCCCTCTCTTCATCTATGAGCATAACCTCACTGGCATAGGAAGAGGGACTCATGGAACCTGGGTATTTTTTTATCTCAAAATCTATAAGTCTTAGAGAAAAAGGGAGTTTTATAATTTTGGAACCATATGCCACAGTAACTTTTTTACCGCCGATAGTTACAGTTACAGGAACGCCGACAGAACTTTTGGAACCAAATACCGTTATCTCTTTTTTCTCTTCTTTATCTTTTATTTCAAAAACAAGAGCATCGGACAATTTTCTTTTGCCTTTTTTTTCACTTGCGGAAATAAGAGCCGTTTTTGCATGTGGCAGATATTTTTGAAGAACAAAATTGACTTTACCGGCTCTATAAAGTTTTCTTTTTTCAAACTCTTTTTTTTCTCCGGCTTTTATCAGCTCCTCTTTTTGATCACCCATCGATACTGTTTGTATATCAACAGGCGTTTTTATGAAAAGTTTTCCGTTCTTATTTTCAATAAGAATAACAGGTTTGTCACTTTGAGTTTTTGATTCAAAAGAGATTATAACACTGCCAGCATCAAAATATTCGCCTTTTTTCAGATTGATATTTACCGGAGAATCCCCCGATGATACCACAAGCGATATGTACGGTTCTCCCTCTTTGCTCTCTACCAGTCTGCTTACGGCGTTTGGAATAAATTTTTTGAGTTTTATCTCTATCTCATCAGAGTTGGCTTTGAGACTCTTTTCAAAACTGTTTTTTGAAAGTCTGGAGAGTATTATCGGAAATTCGTAATGGTATCTTCTGCCCTCTTTTTCTATATCTATCTGGATATAAGTCCTGTCGGAAATTATTGTATTTGAGGTTTCTCCTTCTCTTATGTGCATTATCCCTTCATAACTTATATATCTTGTTACAGCCGCACCTATTAAAATTACTATAAATGCCGCATGAAACAGTCCTATAAGCCATTTATCTTTTCTGTAAAGCTTGAATCTGTAAATATTGTAAACAAGATTTATCGCAAGCAGAATCATCAGAATCTCAAACCATAAAGCGTTATATACTTCCGCTTTTGCCGTCTCTGTCCCGAAATCGTTTTCTATAAACGTTGCTAATCCTATGGAAAATGCAAAAAGAAACATCATTATAACTGCAGATTTTATGGAGAAAAAAAGATTTTTGAGGGATTTTAACACTAAAGGCTCCTTGCATAACAAAACAGGTTCTCTGACGGTATGGAGAAAGATTTTATACTTTTTTAACAAAAATGATTGTTTGCTGATAAAGTTAATAGATATCTTTAAGCAAAAGCCCGCAGCATCGTAATGAACGGGCTTTCATTATATTCTAAAAACAGGCTATTTAAGGCTCCCCCATCTTTTTGAAAGAGTCACCGAACACCTCAAAGGGACATTAAGTTTATAAATATTTTCCATAATTACTGCAAATCTTTCTGCCAGCTCTTTTGCTTCGCTCTCTTTTGCTTCAAAAATCAATTCGTCATGGATCTGCAGAAGCATTTTTGCATCTAATTTTTCAGATAATATCTCTTTTTTTATCTTGTTCATTGACATCTTTATCAAATCGGCAGCACTGCCCTGAAAAACGGTATTTGTCGCTTCTCTTAAATATGCAGCCATCTGCATCGGGGTGGCGTGTGCAAAATCAAAATATCTTCTGCGTCCAAGAAGCGTCTCCACATATCCGTGTGTTTTCGCATACATTTCTATACTGTTTAAAAAACTTTTGACTGTAGGGAATGAGGCAAAATAACTCTCAATAATCTCTTTTGCCTCTTTTGTTCCTATTCCTAGTGTCTGGGCGAGTTTTCTGCTTCCCATTCCGTATATCAGACCGAAATTGATGCTTTTTGCTATATTTCTCTTCTCTTTTGCTTCCTCTCCAAAAAGTTTTATAGCCGTTTCGAGATGGATATCTTTATCCTCTTCAAATGCCCGGCACAAAGACTCATCCTGACTGAAGTGTGCAAGGAGTCTGAGTTCTATCTGCGAGTAATCAATACCTATCAAAAGATTGCCCTCTTCTGCGACAAAGCCATCCCTTATCTCTCTTCCCACCTCTGTTTTGACAGGAATGTTCTGAAGATTAGGATTTTTGCTGCTAAGCCTTCCGGTAGCAGTTCCTGTCTGAAGAAACGATGTGTAGATTCTATGTTTTTTATCTTTTTTTGCATATTTGAGCAATGGTTCTAAATATGTGCTTTTGAGTTTAAAAAGCTCTCTGTATTCGAGAAGCTTTTCTATAACCGGATGTTTGGCTCTTAACTCATTCAAAACACTTTCGTTTGTGCTGTAGCCGGTTTTTGTCTTTTTTACGGTCGGTAATCCCAATTTCTCAAAAAGAATCCTGCCAAGCTGTTTTGTAGAGTTTATATTGAAAACTTCACCCGCATATGAGTATATCTCTTCTGTGAGATATTCTAGTTTTCTCTCTGTCTTTTTCAAAAGTTTTTCAAAAAAATCAATATCAAGCTTTATTCCGGCACTCTCCATAAAAACAAGAGTATTAATAAACGGATACTCCACATCTTTGGCTTCATCTATAAGATGCTCGGCTCCTTGGTTTTTCAACTCCTCTAAAAGTTTGAAATAGAGTTTATATGTCAAAACAGCATCTTCGGCAGCATATTTTGCAGCTTCCCGGATATCCACACTGCTGAAATTTTCTCCTTTTTTTACTGTATCTTTGAATGCAATCATAAGATGGTCAAAATATCTTTTTGCAAGTGAATCGAGCCCAACACTCGCTTCCGGATTTACAAGCCACGCAAGAATCATCGTATCAGCATAAGGCACCTTTTCTTCAAAGCCGTATCCTCTGTAAAGAAGAGAAAAGTCAAACTTCAGATTGTGGCCTACTACTCTCTTTTCCAAAATCTTTTTTATGGCATCCAAAGCTTCTTCTAGAGGGATTTGCTTAGATACTCCGAGATAATTATGATTTACGGGTACATAGTAGCCTTTTTTGCCATCGAATGAAAAACTGAAACCCACCATTTTGGCACTTTTTGTATCTAAAGAGTCTGTTTCTGTATCAAATGCGACAATCGCATCATCTTTTATTGAATCAATGGTTTTTTTCAGCTCTTCACTGCTGTCGAGAATAACTGTTTCAAATTTGACCTCATCCTCTTTCTCAAGCTTTTCAATAACAGGAGCCGCTTTAATCCTGCTCAGAATAGAAGTCATATCGTAGTCGATCAGTTCATCTGCTATCTTTACTATAGGATTTACCGAAGGGAGCTTAAACTCTTCAAGGTTGCACTCTTTGAAAAGGTCATCTTTCAAAGTTACAAGTTTTTTGCTCAAAAAGGCATTCTCTTTCCCTTCTATAAGAAGCTTTTTGACACGTTCGGGTTTGACTTTTTCTATATTTTTATAGATATCTTCCAGATGTCCGAACTCATTTATAAGTTTTGCGGCTGTTTTGGCCCCTACTCCCCTGACACCAGGAATATTATCCACACTATCTCCTACTAAGGCCTGATAATCAATAAAGTATTTAGGCTCAATACCGTATTTAAGCCTGCACTTCTCTTCATCTATCTCCTCTTTTTTTATAGGGTCATAAAGAACAACTTTTTCATCATCTATAAGTTGATAAAGGTCTTTGTCATGGCTTACAATGCGTACCTTTACTCCTTTTTCTTTTGCACATCTGACCATAGAAGCTATGATATCATCGGCTTCATAGTTTTCAAGACTCAACTCCTTAAAACCCATTTTGGGAATCCATGATATTGCCACTGGCAGCTGTTTTAAAAGCTCTTCTGGCACATCGGGACGCTGCGCTTTGTAATTTGGGTCAATTTTTTGTCTGAAACTCGGACCTTCACTGTCAAGAGCAAACAGCAGATAGTCCGTTTCGTGCTCTTTTGCAAGATTGAATATAAAATTTATAAATCCTGTCAAAAGACCTGTTGGAAAACCTTTTTTGCTTTTTAAAGGCGGTAAAGCATAGTAACTTCTGAAAAAAAATCCGAATGTGTCTATAATTGTCAAACTTTTCATAAAAACTGTCTCCTAATTTTGATAAAATTTTACTCAAATTATACAAAAAGGCAGGTTATGAAAAATCTATCGATTTTTTTGTTTCTCATTTCATCAGTTTATGCACAAAGTTTTTCTGAGATCAGAGAGGCGAATATAAAGATATTGAACAGCAGTATAAAAGTGTACAAAGATCGGATAGAGTGTATAGAAAATGGCAACAATGCAAAAAAATGTATTGAAAAGCACCCCTCTCCTCAATTTGAAAATATGCCAAACCGCGACTCTCTGGGGAAATTGATGATTAATATGTTTCCAACCACCTATTATCTGAATATTTTGAAAAGAGATATCAAAGTTATGGAAAAGGAGAAACTTTGCTGGGGAAAATCGATGAATTTTGATGAAGTTAAAGAGTGCCTTGTTGATTGATAAACTCAAAAACTGTTTCTAAGGCTCATTGCAGCATCTTCCAAAAACTCTGTGCCTAATCCCTCTTTTTCAGATAATGCAAGAGCTTTGTTTATACTAACTTCTGATAAAGGAGAGTTTACTGGCGCAGCCGTTTTTACTATATGAAGAGCAAGAGAGTAGTCCTTAACATCTTCCGGCGCGGAAAGATAATCATCACTATATCGTATAGAGTTTACAAAAAGCGGATCAAAGCCCCAGTATTCAAACATTTGTCCTGTAACTTCGGCTGCTGTAACTCCTACAAAACTTTTTTCAACAAGAGTAATGTCGGCTCCGGCTTCGATTTCCGAATGAAACGGATAGAGCATATCTTCTTGTATTATTTCGTCTGCGATGAGAATTTTCCCCATCTCCTGAAGAAGAGCCGCCATTACAAGAGTATTCAGCTTTCTACTGTCGATTTTTCTATACCATCTGTACATCAGGTTACTTTGCAGATGTGATATATTGGCAAACTCTTCTGCTGTAATACCGTATGGCTCCATATCGATATTGAGTAGTTTTTTTATTGTATTTTGAAGTACAATACCTTTTATCTGTGAAAGCCCCAAAAGGGAGATAGCATGACTTACGGTTGTAATCTCGTTTCTAAGGCCGTAATAGGGAGAGTTTACCGTCTTCAGAATATTGGCTACGAGCATAGGGTCGTGTTCAAGTATCTTTGCAATATCTTCAAGACTAATATCCGGATCGTTATACGCCCTTTCAAACTCTTCTATAGTTTTCGGTAAAGGCGGAAGCTGTCTTATTTTTTTGACCAAAGACTCATTCATAATCTGCCTTGAAAATATTGTTAACTCTATTTTGCCGGATATTTTCTTATATTATTTTAAATTGTGCTATTTCAAATTGATCTCTTTTGCCAGAAACTCTCCCGTATAACTTCCGGTTTTTTCAAAATTTTTTGCAACTTCTTCAGGAGAACCTGTCGCTACAACCTTTCCTCCTCTAATTCCCCCCTCAGGTCCCATATCGATAATATAATCGGCATTTTTTATAATATCCATATTGTGTTCTATCACCAGTACAGTGTTGCCAAGTTCCACAAGATGATGCAAAACTTTTGTCAGCCTGTCCACATCCGCAAAATGCAGTCCTGTTGTAGGCTCGTCAAGAATATAGAGAGTATTTCCCGTATCTTTTCTGCTGAGCTCTTTTGAAAGCTTTATCCTCTGTGCCTCACCTCCACTTAGTGTCACGGCATTCTGACCCAATGTTATATATCCCAGACCTACATCCTGCAGGGTTTTCAGTTTGGCTTTTATTTTAGGAATATTTGCAAAGAACTCAAGAGCTTCGTCTACACTCATAGCCAGGATATCTGCTATATTTTTCCCTTTATACTCGATTTCCAATGTCTGAGCGTTGTACCTTTTACCCCCGCAGGCATCGCACTTGACCATAATGTCAGGCAGGAAATGCATCTCTATTTTTATCTCTCCTTCTCCTTTGCACTTCTCGCATCGTCCGCCTTTTACGTTAAAACTGAATCTTCCGGGACCGTATCCTCTGATTTGGGCCTCTTTTGTTTTTGAAAAGATATT contains:
- a CDS encoding anthranilate synthase component I family protein, coding for MIYTKSFLLDEFTPIAIYQKIKGFFPEDVTFLFESAVYTTEGNYSYIAVGEKERIWHIDEKSFYKNEKGEVKEIDQNPFDFLKRYYKKIDFSYYKEKKRDLNVGFVDGFIGFIGYDMVKEFEPVLKKYMKNLKDELHTPDIDLIRPKMTVAYSHKNSMLTLITSDEEIQKKFDSITKELTSSYRHIRMKKAKILGEAKFSFSKERFFEMVEKSKEMIKSGDVFQIVMSNRLKQKAVVDKFSFYRTLRSLNPSPYLFLLEYEKFAIAGSSPEVMVRLTDGRILLRPIAGTRKRGKNIKRDRELELEMLNDPKERAEHIMLVDLGRNDVGRVAKKGTVEVTSLMRVEKYSHVMHMVSDVEAELDPKYDMFDLFAATFTAGTMTGAPKIRAMELIAEFEGLKRGFYSGSIGYFGFDGDMDSAITIRTAMIKDEEIIFQAGAGVVADSKPELEYLEVKNKLGALMNTIRLLSQESEKEI
- a CDS encoding shikimate dehydrogenase is translated as MKLFAIFGNPVDHSRSPLMHNYTFEKLGIRHCYTRVLLESANVKETFLNLRLSGANITVPHKEEAFLQADEIRGIAKEIGAVNTLIYEDKKIIGYNTDAPGFMKAVEVFDFKSALILGAGGTAKAISAAFAKEGIDFAVLNRSAGRLDYFEKRGWKVYTWENFEPDSYKLIVNTTSAGLKDDSFPAPENILKKVFENAKYAVDAIYGKKTPFLKLAESLGLETKDGKDMLLYQGVLAFDYFTNHRYDIKTIEKFMRESFEL
- a CDS encoding class II 3-deoxy-7-phosphoheptulonate synthase, coding for MSWRPDSWRKFHAKQQPEYKDLEKLAAVEKELKRYPPLIFAGEARNLKEKLASVSEGKAFLLQGGDCAESFAAFNADNIRDLFKAILQMAVVLTFSSGRPVVKVGRVAGQFAKPRSSDYEEINGVKLPSYRGDIINDIAFTPEAREPDPERMIKAYNISAATLNLLRAFARGGLADLHRVHSWNLDFVKDKALGAKYEELADKISEALRFMEAIGINSRNTPQLRETVLYTSHEALLLNYEEALTRRDSITGDWYDCSAHFLWIGDRTRELDGAHVEFFSGIKNPIGVKVGPSMKEDELIALIDKLNPENEAGRLTLIVRMGADKISDIFPPLLRRVKAEGKKVLWSIDPMHGNTYKTQGGLKTRDFEKILSEVKQFFQIHKSEGTYAGGIHLEMTGQDVTECTGSVSSSITPESLSHRYHTQCDPRLNADQALELSFMAAETLKEIRKQ
- the recR gene encoding recombination mediator RecR, giving the protein MKKGLKKFNELVEALESLPTIGKKSAMRLAYHLVMENNMTAMKIVHAIENAVSSIQKCSKCGGISEDEICYICADEHRDSSLLCIVESAKDINIIEESGEYFGRYFVLDSIEEDDIERLKDIVSEGVEEIIFALTPSIANETVILYVEDKLKDFDLVFTKIAQGVPTGVSLENVDMLSISKALHDRIRI
- the dnaJ gene encoding molecular chaperone DnaJ; its protein translation is MVDLDYYEILEVERGATFDEIKKAYRKLALKYHPDRNQGNKEAEEKFKLINEAYQVLSDENKRAIYDRYGKSGLENQGFEGFSHSSYEDIMEFFESVFGGSFGGFGFGNRKRDDQKYPLDLSYEMEISFEEAIFGTQKEIDYEYKIPCSACGGTGAKDRELQVCPECGGNGQIYYRQGFMTFSQTCPRCNGSGRIIKEKCPECKGLGFERKREKITINIPEGIDNGDKIRVSHKGNIGINGQRGDLYITFYVKEDEHFVRYNDDIYLEVPVFFTQAILGETIKIPTPRGEKELKLPAGVKDKEQFVFKGEGVRNVRSGHKGNLIVQIKIVYPKKLTEEQKELLLKLQESFGIESKPHESVFENVFEKIKGWFKK